A DNA window from Bradyrhizobium sp. CCBAU 53421 contains the following coding sequences:
- a CDS encoding amidase: MTLAMSWDEWTRHDGTALAERVRNGELTPRELAAQAAAAIARVDPALSAVVELFDDVIADPARDGADLNGPFAGLPFLMKDLGPTLKGRLQEMGSLMMRGNRATADTFLTTKLRKAGLNLIGRTTTPEFGVCSSAENPAVYVTRNPWNTDYTTCGSSAGSAAMVAAGAVPIAHATDGGGSIRIPAGVNGNIGLKVSRGVFSLAPHLSDLTGLVSIQGCQSRSVRDTAAFVDSCRGPAPGEFMPFWTPPEPYTAMVTRDPGRLKIALSHTWGDYRATPHIATELERVGRFLEGLGHQVDYALPSIDYREAFAAQTTCYISNFAVVIGNMLAARGLERPPAELIEPINIRIWEHGRDFSFADRARMQAVFNTTARGFGAFFEDWDIILTPITALPTPKVGTTEYLTISDNPSVLDWFGNLWRNFAFTPLANLCGIPAISLPLATNEHGLPLGIQAIGKQADDGLLLQLAAQIERAIGGKWNDGKTPAVHVTRN, translated from the coding sequence ATGACTTTGGCGATGAGTTGGGACGAATGGACGCGGCATGACGGAACGGCGCTCGCCGAGCGCGTCCGGAACGGCGAGCTGACGCCCCGGGAGCTGGCGGCACAGGCGGCCGCCGCCATAGCCAGGGTCGATCCCGCGCTCTCCGCCGTGGTCGAGCTGTTCGACGACGTGATCGCCGATCCCGCGCGCGACGGCGCCGATCTCAACGGCCCGTTCGCCGGCCTGCCCTTCCTGATGAAGGATCTCGGGCCCACCTTGAAGGGCCGGCTGCAGGAGATGGGCTCGCTGATGATGCGCGGCAACCGCGCCACAGCCGACACCTTCCTGACGACAAAGCTGCGCAAGGCCGGTCTCAATCTGATCGGCCGCACCACCACGCCGGAGTTCGGGGTGTGCAGCTCGGCCGAGAACCCCGCGGTCTATGTCACGCGCAATCCCTGGAACACCGACTACACCACCTGCGGCTCGTCGGCCGGCAGCGCGGCGATGGTCGCCGCCGGCGCCGTCCCGATCGCGCACGCCACCGACGGCGGCGGCTCGATCCGGATTCCCGCCGGCGTCAACGGCAATATCGGGCTGAAGGTGTCACGCGGCGTGTTCTCGCTCGCACCGCATCTGTCCGATCTCACTGGCCTCGTCTCGATCCAGGGCTGCCAATCGCGCTCGGTGCGCGACACAGCCGCCTTCGTCGACAGCTGCCGGGGACCTGCGCCCGGCGAGTTCATGCCGTTCTGGACACCGCCGGAGCCCTATACGGCGATGGTCACGCGCGACCCCGGCCGTCTGAAAATCGCGCTGTCGCACACATGGGGCGACTATCGCGCGACGCCGCATATCGCAACCGAGCTCGAGCGGGTCGGACGCTTCCTCGAGGGCCTCGGCCATCAGGTCGACTACGCCTTGCCGTCGATCGACTACCGGGAAGCCTTCGCGGCGCAGACCACCTGCTACATCAGCAATTTCGCCGTCGTGATCGGCAACATGCTTGCGGCGCGAGGACTTGAGCGGCCGCCGGCGGAGCTGATCGAGCCGATCAATATCCGCATCTGGGAGCACGGCCGCGACTTCAGCTTCGCCGACCGCGCCCGCATGCAGGCCGTGTTCAACACCACGGCGCGCGGCTTTGGCGCCTTCTTCGAGGATTGGGACATCATCCTGACGCCGATCACGGCGCTGCCGACGCCCAAGGTCGGCACCACCGAATATCTCACCATCAGCGACAACCCGTCGGTGCTGGACTGGTTCGGCAATCTCTGGCGCAATTTCGCTTTCACGCCGCTTGCCAATCTCTGCGGCATCCCGGCGATCTCGCTGCCGCTCGCGACCAACGAGCACGGCCTGCCGCTCGGCATCCAGGCGATCGGCAAGCAAGCCGATGACGGCCTCTTGCTGCAGCTCGCCGCCCAGATCGAACGGGCGATCGGCGGCAAGTGGAATGACGGCAAGACACCGGCCGTGCATGTCACGCGGAACTAA
- a CDS encoding peptidylprolyl isomerase, whose translation MFRSLVLLGGVIAIGLALSGCTRCGPIWDDWMQSPKSCKSDHL comes from the coding sequence ATGTTCCGCAGTTTGGTATTGCTGGGCGGCGTGATCGCGATCGGACTTGCGCTCAGCGGTTGCACGCGCTGCGGTCCGATCTGGGACGACTGGATGCAGTCGCCGAAATCCTGCAAGTCAGACCATCTCTAG
- the recA gene encoding recombinase RecA: MSATALRIVEGSSMDKSKALSAALSQIERQFGKGSVMKLGKNDRSMDVETVSSGSLGLDIALGVGGLPKGRIVEIYGPESSGKTTLALHTVAEGQKKGGICAFIDAEHALDPVYARKLGVNIDELLISQPDTGEQALEICDTLVRSGAVDVLVVDSVAALVPKAELEGEMGDALPGLQARLMSQALRKLTASINKSNTMVIFINQIRMKIGVMYGSPETTTGGNALKFYASVRLDIRRIGAIKERDEVVGNTTRVKVVKNKLAPPFKQVEFDIMYGEGVSKMGEILDLGVKAGLVEKSGAWFSYDSQRLGQGRENSKAFLRANPDITTKIEAAIRQNSGLISEQILAGTPERDAEGEEPTEE, translated from the coding sequence ATGTCCGCCACTGCACTGCGTATCGTCGAAGGATCCTCCATGGACAAGTCCAAGGCCCTCTCAGCCGCGCTCTCCCAGATCGAGCGCCAGTTCGGCAAGGGCTCGGTGATGAAGCTCGGCAAGAACGACCGTTCGATGGATGTCGAGACGGTGTCGTCGGGGTCGCTCGGGCTCGACATCGCGCTCGGCGTCGGCGGCCTGCCGAAGGGACGCATCGTCGAGATCTACGGGCCGGAATCGTCGGGCAAGACCACGCTGGCGTTGCACACGGTGGCGGAGGGCCAGAAGAAGGGCGGCATCTGCGCCTTCATCGACGCCGAACATGCGCTCGATCCGGTCTATGCGCGCAAGCTCGGCGTCAACATCGACGAGCTCCTGATCTCGCAGCCGGACACCGGCGAGCAGGCGCTGGAAATCTGCGACACGCTGGTGCGCTCCGGTGCGGTCGACGTGCTGGTGGTCGACTCGGTCGCGGCGCTGGTGCCGAAGGCCGAGCTCGAGGGCGAGATGGGCGATGCGCTGCCGGGCCTGCAGGCGCGCCTGATGAGCCAGGCGCTGCGCAAGCTCACCGCCTCGATCAACAAGTCGAACACGATGGTGATCTTCATCAACCAGATCCGCATGAAGATCGGCGTGATGTACGGTTCGCCGGAAACCACCACCGGCGGCAATGCGCTGAAATTCTATGCCTCGGTCCGCCTCGACATCCGCCGTATCGGCGCGATCAAGGAGCGCGACGAGGTGGTCGGCAACACCACCCGCGTCAAGGTGGTGAAGAACAAGCTGGCGCCGCCCTTCAAGCAGGTCGAGTTCGACATCATGTACGGCGAGGGCGTCTCCAAGATGGGCGAGATCCTCGACCTCGGCGTCAAGGCCGGCCTCGTCGAGAAGTCCGGCGCCTGGTTCTCCTATGACAGCCAGCGGCTCGGCCAGGGCCGCGAGAACTCGAAGGCGTTCCTGCGCGCGAACCCGGACATCACCACCAAGATCGAAGCCGCGATCCGGCAGAACTCCGGCCTGATCTCCGAGCAGATCCTTGCCGGCACGCCCGAGCGCGACGCCGAGGGTGAGGAGCCGACGGAAGAGTAG
- a CDS encoding thioesterase family protein gives MREEFWFHFPFRVRYSEVDAQAVVFNAHYLTYFDTAITEYFRALGYDYLGEVARTGIDFHTVKSVVEYKAPIRFDEDIEVCVRVARIGRSSIVLALAIFAKGSDDLRATGEIIWVATDQKTHQSVAVTEDLRALIASREKALA, from the coding sequence ATGCGCGAGGAATTCTGGTTTCATTTCCCGTTTCGCGTTCGCTATTCCGAGGTCGACGCGCAGGCCGTGGTGTTCAACGCCCACTATCTGACCTACTTCGACACCGCGATAACAGAGTATTTCCGCGCGCTCGGCTACGACTATCTCGGCGAGGTGGCGCGGACCGGCATCGACTTTCACACCGTGAAGTCGGTGGTCGAATACAAGGCGCCGATCCGGTTCGACGAGGACATCGAGGTCTGCGTGCGGGTCGCACGGATCGGCCGCTCCTCGATCGTGCTTGCGCTGGCAATCTTCGCCAAGGGCTCCGACGACCTGCGCGCCACCGGCGAGATCATCTGGGTCGCGACCGACCAGAAGACGCATCAATCGGTCGCGGTGACGGAAGATTTGCGCGCGCTGATTGCGAGCCGGGAAAAGGCGCTGGCGTAG
- the gcvP gene encoding aminomethyl-transferring glycine dehydrogenase, producing MNAPFKPINEAATDFVRRHIGPSPRDINAMLETVGAASLQALMNETLPASIHQKAPLDLGRALSETEALAHMSELAAQNQTFTSLIGQGYSGTILPAVIQRNILENPAWYTAYTPYQPEISQGRLEALFNFQTMICDLTGLDIANASLLDEATAAAEAMALAERHSQVKAKVFFVDKEVHPQTLAVMRTRAAPLGWALLVGDPLTELDNADVLGALLQYPGTSGAVRDLRPAIAALRAKGALAVVAADLLSLALLTSPGELGADIAIGSAQRFGVPMGYGGPHAAYMAVRDTLKRSLPGRIVGLSVDSRGAPAYRLALQTREQHIRREKATSNICTAQVLLAVIASMYAVYHGPEGLTHIARGVHRRATVLAAGLRKLGFAPTSEAFFDTVTVKAGAKQIEIVSRAQAERINLRIGAGTLGIALDETTTPETVEAVWRVFGGKLSFAEIEAAAREALPKELRRTSAFLTHPVFNTHRSETELLRYMRKLSDRDLALDRAMIPLGSCTMKLNATTEMIPLTWPAFGNLHPFAPSDQAKGYHLLFKRLEQWLCDITGYDAVSLQPNSGAQGEYAGLLAIRGYHLARGEPHRKVCLIPSSAHGTNPASAAMVGMEVVVVACDARGDVDVNDLRAKAEKHSANLAAVMITYPSTHGVFEEHIREICDIVHAHGGQVYLDGANMNAQVGLSRPGDYGADVSHLNLHKTFCIPHGGGGPGMGPIGVKAHLAPYLPSHPENRHPATDGTTAHAIGPVSAAPFGSASILTISYIYILMMGGEGLTRATEVAILNANYIAARLQPHFPVLYRNERGRVAHECIVDPRALKATSGVTVDDIAKRLIDYGFHAPTMSFPVAGTLMIEPTESESKFEIDRFCDAMIAIRNEIAEVEKGRWKIEASPLRHAPHTVHDIADDAWNRAYTRAEGCFPAGVSRSDKYWSPVGRVDNVYGDRNLVCSCPPIEDYAQAAE from the coding sequence ATGAACGCGCCCTTCAAGCCGATCAACGAAGCCGCCACCGATTTCGTCCGCCGCCATATCGGTCCGTCGCCGCGCGACATCAACGCGATGCTGGAGACGGTCGGCGCCGCGAGCCTGCAGGCGCTGATGAACGAGACGCTGCCGGCGTCGATCCACCAGAAGGCGCCGCTCGATCTCGGCCGCGCGCTGAGCGAAACCGAGGCGCTCGCGCATATGAGCGAGCTCGCCGCGCAGAACCAGACCTTCACCTCGCTGATCGGCCAAGGCTATTCCGGCACCATCCTGCCCGCGGTGATCCAGCGCAACATCCTGGAGAACCCGGCCTGGTACACCGCCTATACGCCGTACCAGCCGGAGATCAGCCAGGGCCGGCTCGAAGCCCTGTTCAACTTCCAGACCATGATCTGCGACCTCACCGGGCTCGACATCGCCAACGCCTCGCTGCTCGACGAGGCGACCGCGGCGGCCGAGGCGATGGCGCTCGCCGAGCGGCACTCGCAGGTGAAGGCGAAGGTGTTCTTCGTCGACAAGGAAGTGCATCCGCAGACGCTGGCGGTGATGCGCACGCGCGCCGCGCCGCTCGGCTGGGCGCTGCTGGTCGGCGATCCCCTGACCGAGCTCGACAACGCCGACGTGCTCGGCGCGCTCTTGCAATATCCCGGGACGTCGGGCGCGGTGCGCGACCTCCGGCCGGCGATCGCAGCGCTGCGCGCCAAGGGCGCGCTGGCGGTCGTCGCCGCGGACCTGCTGTCGCTTGCGCTGCTGACCTCGCCCGGCGAGCTCGGCGCCGACATCGCGATCGGCTCGGCGCAGCGGTTCGGTGTGCCGATGGGCTATGGCGGACCGCATGCCGCCTACATGGCGGTGCGCGACACGCTGAAGCGCTCGCTGCCCGGCCGCATCGTCGGCCTGTCGGTGGATTCGCGTGGGGCACCGGCCTATCGGCTGGCGCTGCAGACCCGCGAGCAACACATCCGCCGCGAGAAGGCGACCTCCAACATCTGCACCGCGCAGGTGCTGCTCGCCGTGATCGCCTCGATGTATGCGGTCTATCACGGACCCGAGGGCCTGACCCATATCGCACGCGGCGTGCATCGCCGCGCCACCGTGCTCGCGGCAGGCCTGCGCAAGCTCGGTTTTGCGCCGACCAGTGAGGCGTTCTTCGACACCGTGACTGTCAAGGCCGGAGCAAAGCAGATCGAGATCGTCTCCCGCGCGCAGGCGGAGCGGATCAATCTGCGCATCGGCGCCGGCACGCTCGGCATCGCGCTCGACGAGACCACGACGCCGGAGACCGTCGAAGCGGTCTGGCGCGTGTTCGGCGGCAAGCTCAGCTTTGCCGAGATCGAGGCGGCCGCGCGCGAGGCGCTGCCGAAGGAGCTGCGGCGCACCAGCGCGTTCCTCACCCATCCGGTGTTCAACACCCATCGCTCGGAGACCGAGCTGCTGCGCTACATGCGCAAGCTCAGCGACCGCGACCTCGCGCTCGACCGCGCGATGATCCCGCTCGGCTCCTGCACGATGAAGCTCAACGCCACCACCGAGATGATCCCGCTGACCTGGCCGGCGTTCGGCAATCTGCATCCGTTCGCGCCCTCAGATCAGGCCAAGGGCTATCACTTGCTGTTCAAACGGCTGGAGCAGTGGCTGTGCGACATCACCGGCTATGATGCGGTGTCGCTGCAGCCGAATTCGGGCGCGCAGGGCGAATATGCCGGGCTGCTTGCGATCCGCGGCTATCACCTCGCGCGCGGCGAGCCGCACCGCAAGGTCTGCCTGATCCCCTCCTCCGCGCACGGCACCAATCCGGCCTCGGCCGCGATGGTCGGCATGGAGGTCGTGGTGGTGGCGTGCGATGCGCGCGGCGACGTCGACGTCAATGATCTGCGCGCCAAGGCCGAGAAGCACTCCGCCAATCTCGCCGCGGTCATGATCACCTATCCGTCGACCCACGGCGTGTTCGAGGAGCACATCCGCGAGATCTGCGACATCGTGCATGCGCATGGCGGCCAGGTCTATCTCGACGGCGCCAACATGAACGCGCAGGTCGGGTTGTCGCGGCCCGGCGACTACGGCGCCGATGTCAGCCATCTCAACCTGCACAAGACCTTCTGCATTCCGCATGGCGGCGGCGGCCCCGGCATGGGCCCGATCGGCGTGAAAGCGCATCTTGCGCCCTATCTGCCAAGTCATCCTGAGAATCGCCATCCCGCAACCGACGGGACGACGGCACACGCCATCGGCCCGGTGTCGGCCGCGCCGTTCGGCTCGGCGTCGATCCTGACCATCTCCTACATCTATATCCTGATGATGGGCGGCGAAGGGCTGACGCGCGCCACTGAAGTTGCGATCCTCAATGCCAACTACATCGCCGCGCGGCTGCAGCCGCATTTCCCGGTGCTGTATCGCAACGAGCGCGGCCGCGTCGCGCATGAATGCATCGTCGATCCGCGGGCGCTGAAGGCGACCAGCGGCGTTACCGTCGACGACATCGCCAAGCGGCTGATCGACTACGGCTTCCACGCGCCGACCATGAGCTTCCCGGTGGCGGGCACGCTGATGATCGAGCCGACGGAATCGGAATCGAAGTTCGAGATCGACCGCTTCTGCGACGCGATGATCGCAATCCGCAACGAGATCGCCGAGGTCGAGAAGGGCCGCTGGAAGATCGAGGCCTCGCCGCTGCGCCACGCGCCGCACACCGTGCACGACATCGCCGACGATGCCTGGAACCGGGCCTATACCCGCGCCGAGGGCTGCTTCCCGGCGGGCGTGTCACGCTCCGACAAATACTGGAGCCCGGTCGGGCGCGTCGACAACGTCTATGGCGATCGCAACCTGGTGTGCTCGTGCCCGCCGATCGAGGATTACGCGCAGGCGGCGGAGTAG
- the gcvH gene encoding glycine cleavage system protein GcvH, with protein MTTLYTSDHEWLRIEGDVATIGITDYAQSQLGDVVFVELPKVGRSLKKAEAAAVVESVKAASDVYAPITGEVIEVNEALAAEPALVNSDAGGKAWFFKLKIADKGELGGLMDEAAYTAHTA; from the coding sequence ATGACGACGCTGTACACGTCCGACCACGAATGGCTCCGCATCGAAGGCGACGTCGCCACGATCGGCATCACCGATTACGCGCAGTCCCAACTCGGCGACGTCGTGTTCGTCGAACTGCCCAAGGTCGGCCGCAGCCTGAAGAAGGCCGAGGCCGCCGCGGTCGTCGAATCCGTCAAGGCCGCCTCCGACGTCTACGCGCCGATCACCGGCGAGGTGATCGAGGTCAACGAGGCGCTCGCCGCCGAGCCCGCGCTGGTCAATTCGGATGCCGGCGGCAAGGCCTGGTTCTTCAAGCTGAAGATTGCCGACAAGGGCGAACTCGGCGGCCTGATGGACGAGGCCGCCTACACCGCGCACACCGCCTGA
- the gcvT gene encoding glycine cleavage system aminomethyltransferase GcvT produces the protein MLAHETSPLKQTPLHALHLARGAKMVPFAGYDMPVQYTAGVLKEHLHTRKDAGLFDVSHMGQLVLKAKSGKVGDAALALEKLVPQDIVGIAPGRQRYAQFTNDEGGLLDDLMVANFGDHLFLVANAACKEEDEAHLRAHLSDSCEIVSLADRALIALQGPKAESALAKLCPDVGSMKFMDAGPRRVADIDCFVSRSGYTGEDGFEISVPADKAEALVTALLDNPDVLPIGLGARDSLRLEAGLCLYGHDIDTTTTPVEGALEWSVQKVRRSGGARAGGFPGANNILTQFAQGASRRRVGLRPEGRAPVREGALLFADPTSTEPIGKVTSGGFGPSLNAPVAMGYLPTSLSALDTTVFAEVRGQRLPLKVAATPFVPNTYKR, from the coding sequence ATGCTTGCGCACGAAACTTCCCCGCTGAAACAGACCCCGCTGCACGCGCTGCACCTGGCGCGCGGGGCCAAGATGGTGCCCTTCGCCGGCTATGACATGCCGGTGCAATACACCGCCGGCGTGCTGAAGGAGCACCTGCACACCCGCAAGGACGCCGGCCTGTTCGACGTGTCCCACATGGGACAGCTCGTGCTGAAGGCCAAATCGGGCAAGGTCGGCGACGCAGCGCTCGCGCTGGAAAAACTGGTGCCGCAGGACATCGTCGGCATCGCGCCGGGACGGCAGCGCTACGCGCAATTCACCAACGACGAGGGCGGCCTGCTCGACGACCTGATGGTGGCGAATTTCGGCGACCACCTGTTCCTGGTGGCCAACGCCGCCTGCAAGGAAGAGGACGAGGCGCATCTGCGCGCGCATCTCTCCGACAGCTGCGAGATCGTGTCGCTGGCCGACCGCGCGCTAATCGCGCTGCAGGGGCCGAAGGCCGAATCGGCGTTGGCGAAACTTTGTCCAGATGTCGGTTCGATGAAATTCATGGACGCCGGCCCGCGCCGCGTCGCCGACATCGACTGCTTCGTCTCGCGCTCCGGCTATACCGGCGAGGACGGCTTCGAGATTTCAGTGCCCGCGGACAAGGCGGAAGCCCTGGTCACCGCGCTGCTGGACAATCCAGATGTCCTGCCGATCGGGCTCGGCGCGCGCGACAGCCTGCGGCTCGAAGCCGGGCTTTGCCTCTATGGCCACGATATCGACACCACGACGACGCCGGTCGAAGGCGCGCTGGAATGGTCTGTGCAGAAGGTCCGCCGCAGCGGCGGCGCCCGCGCCGGCGGTTTTCCGGGGGCGAACAATATCCTCACCCAATTCGCACAAGGCGCGTCGCGCCGCCGCGTCGGCCTCAGGCCGGAGGGCCGCGCACCGGTGCGCGAAGGCGCCTTGTTGTTCGCCGACCCGACCTCGACCGAGCCAATCGGCAAGGTGACCTCGGGCGGCTTCGGCCCGAGCCTCAATGCGCCGGTTGCGATGGGCTATCTGCCGACATCCCTTTCCGCGCTCGACACCACCGTTTTCGCCGAAGTGCGCGGCCAGCGGCTGCCGCTCAAGGTCGCCGCGACGCCCTTCGTCCCCAATACCTACAAACGCTAA
- the alaS gene encoding alanine--tRNA ligase, with the protein MSSVNDIRSTFLNFFKENGHEIVASSPLVPRNDPTLMFTNAGMVQFKNVFTGVEKRSYQRATTSQKCVRAGGKHNDLDNVGYTARHLTFFEMLGNFSFGDYFKERAIELAWNLITKDFGLKKDKLLVTVYHTDDEAAGYWKKIAGFSDDRIIRIPTSDNFWAMGDTGPCGPCSEIFIDRGEHIWGGPPGSPEEDGDRFLEFWNLVFMQYEQVTKEERVALPRPSIDTGMGLERMAAILQGVESVFETDLFRHLIDVASSALGHGPNAQNVASYRVIADHLRSSAFLIADGVLPSNEGRGYVLRRIMRRAMRHAQLLGASEPLMHRLVWALVREMGQAYPDLVRAEKLIEETLQLEETRFRKTLVRGLSILDEKSAGLKKGDMFDGDTAFTLYDTYGFPLDLTQDALKSRGISVDQAAFTDAMERQREKARASWAGSGEAATETIWFPLREKLGATEFLGYETESAEGVVTALVKDGAEVGALKAGETGSIVLNQTPFYAESGGQVGDVGVLTGEGVKFRVTDMQKKAGDVFVHVGTVEQGTLSVGTALQLEVDHARRSSIRANHSATHLLHEALRQVLGDHIAQRGSLVAPDRLRFDFVHPKPITPEELARVEDIANDVVLENDEVTTRIMGVDDAREAGARALFGEKYGDEVRVVSMGKSAREYGQNALGWSVELCGGTHVRRTGDIGLISVTSESAVASGVRRIEALTGNHARKHANDTMALAKTAALELRTTIEDVPARIAALMEERKKLERDLSDARKKLAMGGGGASSNGAASGVREVGNVKLLARAVEGVETKDLKSLVDDGKKQIGSGVVAIVGVTEDGKAGIVVGVTADLTSRFNAVELVRKGSEVLGGKGGGGRPDMAQAGGPDGAKADAALSAIEQAMAGA; encoded by the coding sequence ATGAGCAGCGTCAACGACATCAGGTCGACATTTCTGAACTTCTTCAAGGAGAACGGCCACGAGATCGTGGCCTCGTCGCCGCTGGTCCCGCGCAACGACCCGACCCTGATGTTCACCAATGCCGGCATGGTGCAGTTCAAGAACGTCTTCACCGGCGTCGAGAAGCGCTCCTATCAGCGCGCCACGACGTCGCAGAAGTGCGTGCGGGCGGGCGGCAAGCATAACGACCTCGACAATGTCGGCTACACCGCGCGCCATCTCACCTTCTTCGAGATGCTCGGCAACTTCTCGTTCGGCGACTACTTCAAGGAGCGCGCGATCGAGCTCGCCTGGAATCTGATCACCAAGGATTTCGGGCTGAAGAAGGACAAGCTGCTCGTCACCGTCTACCACACCGACGACGAGGCGGCCGGTTACTGGAAGAAGATCGCGGGCTTCTCGGACGACCGCATCATCCGGATCCCGACCTCGGACAATTTCTGGGCGATGGGCGATACCGGCCCGTGCGGTCCGTGCTCCGAGATTTTCATCGACCGCGGCGAGCACATCTGGGGCGGACCTCCGGGCAGCCCGGAGGAAGACGGCGATCGCTTCCTCGAGTTCTGGAATCTGGTGTTCATGCAGTACGAGCAGGTGACGAAGGAGGAGCGCGTGGCGCTGCCGCGTCCCTCGATCGACACCGGCATGGGGCTGGAGCGCATGGCGGCCATCCTGCAGGGCGTCGAGAGCGTGTTCGAGACCGATCTGTTCCGCCATCTGATCGATGTGGCTTCGTCGGCGCTCGGTCATGGGCCGAATGCGCAGAACGTGGCGTCGTACCGGGTGATCGCCGACCATCTGCGCTCCTCGGCGTTCCTGATCGCCGACGGCGTGCTGCCCTCGAACGAGGGCCGCGGCTACGTGCTGCGCCGGATCATGCGCCGCGCGATGCGCCACGCGCAGCTGCTCGGCGCCAGCGAGCCGCTGATGCATCGGCTGGTCTGGGCGCTGGTCCGCGAGATGGGCCAGGCCTATCCGGACCTGGTGCGTGCGGAGAAGCTGATCGAGGAGACGCTGCAGCTGGAAGAGACCCGCTTCCGCAAGACGCTGGTGCGGGGACTATCGATCCTCGACGAGAAGAGCGCCGGCCTCAAGAAGGGCGATATGTTCGACGGCGACACTGCCTTCACGCTGTACGACACCTATGGCTTCCCGCTCGACCTGACGCAGGACGCGCTGAAGTCGCGTGGCATCAGCGTCGACCAGGCCGCGTTCACCGATGCGATGGAGCGGCAGCGCGAGAAGGCGCGCGCCTCCTGGGCCGGCTCCGGCGAGGCGGCGACCGAGACCATCTGGTTCCCGCTGCGCGAGAAGCTCGGCGCGACGGAGTTTTTGGGTTACGAGACCGAGAGCGCGGAAGGCGTGGTGACGGCACTGGTCAAGGACGGCGCCGAAGTCGGCGCACTCAAGGCCGGCGAGACCGGTTCGATCGTGCTGAACCAGACGCCGTTCTATGCCGAGTCCGGTGGTCAGGTCGGCGACGTCGGCGTCCTCACGGGCGAGGGCGTCAAGTTCCGCGTCACCGACATGCAGAAGAAGGCCGGCGACGTGTTCGTGCATGTCGGAACGGTGGAGCAGGGCACCTTGAGCGTCGGCACCGCGCTGCAGCTCGAGGTCGACCACGCAAGACGTTCGTCGATCCGCGCCAACCACTCGGCGACGCATCTGCTGCACGAGGCGCTGCGCCAGGTGCTCGGCGATCACATCGCGCAGCGCGGCTCGCTGGTCGCGCCCGACCGCCTGCGCTTCGATTTCGTGCATCCGAAGCCGATCACGCCGGAAGAGCTCGCCCGGGTCGAGGACATTGCCAACGACGTCGTGCTCGAGAATGACGAGGTGACGACCCGCATCATGGGTGTCGACGACGCCCGCGAGGCCGGTGCCCGCGCATTGTTCGGCGAGAAATACGGCGACGAGGTTCGCGTCGTCTCGATGGGCAAGAGCGCCCGCGAGTACGGACAGAACGCACTCGGCTGGTCGGTCGAGCTCTGCGGCGGCACCCATGTCCGCCGCACCGGCGACATCGGCCTGATTTCGGTGACCAGCGAGAGCGCGGTCGCCTCCGGCGTTCGCCGCATCGAGGCGCTGACCGGCAATCACGCGCGCAAGCACGCCAACGACACGATGGCACTGGCGAAGACCGCGGCGCTGGAGCTGCGCACCACGATCGAGGACGTCCCGGCGCGCATCGCAGCCCTGATGGAGGAGCGCAAGAAGCTCGAGCGTGACCTGTCGGATGCCAGGAAGAAGCTCGCGATGGGCGGTGGCGGAGCGTCGTCGAATGGCGCCGCCTCCGGCGTCCGCGAAGTCGGCAACGTCAAGCTGCTCGCGCGCGCGGTCGAGGGCGTCGAGACCAAGGATCTGAAGAGCCTGGTCGACGACGGCAAGAAGCAGATCGGCTCGGGCGTGGTTGCGATCGTCGGCGTCACCGAGGACGGCAAGGCCGGCATCGTGGTCGGCGTCACCGCCGACCTGACCTCGCGCTTCAACGCGGTCGAGCTGGTGCGCAAGGGCTCCGAGGTGCTCGGCGGCAAGGGCGGCGGCGGCCGGCCCGACATGGCGCAGGCCGGCGGCCCCGACGGCGCCAAGGCCGACGCCGCGCTGTCGGCGATCGAGCAGGCAATGGCCGGCGCCTGA